The following proteins are encoded in a genomic region of Thalassophryne amazonica chromosome 5, fThaAma1.1, whole genome shotgun sequence:
- the znf367 gene encoding zinc finger protein 367, producing the protein MMAETKQPNVIFCNDSPKRVLVSVIKTTPIKPGKAEALTPTSPGFSDFMVYPWKWGENAYNVSLSPSSVCGASSPTGTQTAREADPAPSPDQIKDGIRRGRPRADTVRELISEGETSSSHIRCNICNRVFPREKSLQAHKRTHTGERPYLCDYPNCGKAFVQSGQLKTHQRLHTGEKPFVCSEKGCGNRFTHANRHCPKHPFTRLRREEPKEDQGKAQSVDNKAVAEWLAKYWRTREQRALTTTKVKPQGSGTAEDQEQQDPKGFFQSDEEEEMAEEEKGSQVGAAKRRLQEQRERLHGALALIELANNLSP; encoded by the exons ATGATGGCCGAAACGAAGCAGCCTAATGTTATTTTTTGCAACGATTCCCCAAAAAGAGTTCTGGTTTCTGTCATCAAGACCACGCCCATCAAACCCGGGAAAGCGGAGGCCCTGACGCCGACCAGTCCCGGGTTCAGTGACTTCATGGTCTACCCGTGGAAGTGGGGTGAGAACGCCTACAACGTGAGCCTGAGTCCGAGCTCCGTGTGCGGGGCTTCGTCCCCGACCGGGACCCAGACAGCCAGGGAGGCGGATCCGGCTCCGTCACCGGACCAGATCAAG GATGGTATCCGCAGGGGCCGTCCACGAGCTGACACTGTCCGAGAGCTGATAAGTGAGGGGGAGACGTCCTCGAGTCATATCCGTTGTAACATCTGTAACCGGGTGTTCCCGAGAGAGAAGTCTCTGCAGGCTCACAAGAGAACACACACAG gtgaaaGGCCGTATCTGTGTGACTATCCAAACTGTGGGAAGGCGTTTGTGCAGAGTGGCCAGCTGAAGACACACCAGCGTCtgcacacaggagagaaaccatttgtctgCTCTGAAAAAG GATGTGGCAATCGGTTCACACATGCCAACCGTCATTGCCCCAAACATCCTTTTACCCGCTTGAGAAGGGAGGAACCAAAGGAGGACCAGGGTAAAGCACAATCGGTGGACAATAAGGCGGTGGCAGAGTGGCTGGCAAA GTACTGGAGAACCCGCGAGCAGCGTGCACTTACTACCACTAAGGTGAAACCACAGGGCAGCGGAACAGCTGAGGACCAGGAGCAGCAGGATCCCAAGGGCTTCTTCCAATCagatgaggaggaggagatggcagAGGAAGAGAAGGGCAGCCAGGTGGGAGCTGCCAAACGACGCCTCCAAGAGCAACGAGAGCGTCTGCACGGTGCCCTGGCACTTATTGAGCTGGCCAATAACCTGTCTCCCTGA